Proteins from a single region of Pseudarthrobacter sp. NIBRBAC000502772:
- a CDS encoding geranylgeranyl reductase family protein has protein sequence MNVLIVGAGPAGSTAAYYLAKAGISVTVLEKTSFPREKVCGDGLTPRAVREIQKLGLPHPEADGWRRNKGLRLIAGGRTIELPWPEVSDFPQYGLIRTRLGFDEELARHAQAAGAEILERHSVTEALRSEDGRVTGVRAALLDESGRKTGESRDFSADVVLAADGNSTRTAVSLGIHKRDDRPLGVAVRTYFTSPRHDDDWMEGWLELPGRDGKLLPGYGWVFGVGDGTSNVGLGILNSSKEFGKLDYKQVLREWTAAMPAEWGFTPDNQVGEIRGAALPMGFNRTPHYSPGLLLLGDAGGMVSPFNGEGISYAMESARFAAEFIIDASARSSAAGAMYDADAHLAGYADYVRGQWGSHFTLGRAFAALIGKPAVMKLALRTGMPIPVLMRFVVRLLANLTDPAAKGFEDRAIRVLESLVPATSNTPSASNQRYPQQKVRVNP, from the coding sequence GTGAATGTTCTGATTGTCGGCGCGGGGCCAGCCGGTTCCACCGCCGCGTACTACCTTGCCAAGGCCGGCATCAGCGTGACCGTCCTGGAGAAAACCAGCTTTCCGCGCGAGAAGGTCTGCGGCGACGGCCTCACCCCGCGGGCAGTCCGCGAAATCCAGAAGCTCGGCCTGCCGCACCCTGAAGCGGACGGCTGGCGCCGGAACAAGGGCCTTCGCCTGATCGCCGGTGGCCGCACCATCGAACTGCCCTGGCCCGAGGTCTCCGACTTCCCGCAGTACGGCCTGATCCGGACGCGGCTGGGCTTCGACGAGGAACTGGCCCGCCACGCCCAGGCCGCAGGCGCCGAAATCCTCGAGCGGCACAGCGTCACCGAGGCACTGCGCTCGGAGGACGGCCGCGTGACCGGTGTCCGCGCAGCGCTCCTGGACGAGTCCGGACGCAAGACGGGGGAGTCACGTGACTTCAGCGCCGACGTCGTACTCGCCGCAGACGGCAACTCGACGCGAACCGCCGTGTCGCTGGGCATCCACAAGCGCGACGACCGACCCCTCGGCGTCGCCGTCCGCACCTACTTCACCTCGCCCCGGCACGATGACGACTGGATGGAAGGCTGGCTGGAGCTCCCCGGCCGCGACGGAAAACTGCTCCCCGGCTACGGCTGGGTGTTCGGCGTCGGCGACGGCACCTCCAACGTGGGCCTCGGCATCCTGAACTCGTCCAAGGAATTCGGCAAGCTCGACTACAAGCAGGTCCTGCGCGAATGGACCGCCGCCATGCCCGCCGAGTGGGGCTTCACCCCGGACAACCAGGTGGGCGAAATCCGCGGCGCCGCGTTGCCCATGGGCTTCAACCGCACCCCGCACTACTCGCCCGGCCTCCTGCTCCTGGGCGACGCCGGCGGCATGGTCTCCCCGTTCAACGGCGAGGGCATCTCCTACGCGATGGAATCGGCACGGTTCGCGGCGGAGTTCATCATCGACGCGTCCGCCCGTTCCTCTGCTGCGGGGGCAATGTACGACGCCGACGCGCACCTCGCGGGGTACGCGGACTATGTGCGGGGGCAGTGGGGATCGCACTTCACGCTGGGCCGGGCATTTGCCGCGCTGATTGGAAAACCCGCCGTGATGAAGCTCGCGCTGCGGACCGGGATGCCCATTCCCGTGCTGATGCGCTTTGTGGTGCGGCTGCTCGCAAACCTGACGGACCCGGCCGCGAAAGGCTTCGAGGACCGGGCCATCCGCGTCCTGGAGTCGCTGGTTCCGGCCACCTCCAACACCCCGTCGGCCTCGAATCAGCGGTATCCGCAACAAAAAGTTAGGGTTAACCCGTGA
- a CDS encoding demethylmenaquinone methyltransferase — MNRASLEKRPDEVATMFDDVAPKYDVVNDVLSMGQTRRWRRIVVDAMDMKRGQRVLDLAAGTGTSSEPYADAGIDVIACDFSLGMLKVGKRRRPDINFVAGDATNLPFADNSFDASTISFGLRNVNEPKKALAEMLRVTKPGGKLVIAEFSQPVVPLWRTMYTEYLMRALPAIAVKVASNPDAYVYLAESIRAWPDQDHLAAWLQESGWEKVTYRNLTGGIVAVHRATKPLESTPEGAAEAIAAHKGPVAKLRRNIQR; from the coding sequence GTGAACCGAGCATCCTTGGAAAAGCGTCCGGACGAAGTAGCCACGATGTTTGACGACGTCGCACCTAAGTACGACGTCGTCAACGATGTCCTCTCCATGGGGCAAACCCGCCGTTGGCGCAGGATCGTGGTGGACGCCATGGATATGAAACGGGGCCAGCGGGTGCTGGACCTGGCCGCGGGAACCGGCACCTCCAGCGAGCCATATGCCGATGCGGGCATAGATGTCATCGCCTGCGATTTCTCCCTCGGCATGCTCAAGGTGGGCAAGCGCCGCCGCCCGGACATCAACTTCGTTGCCGGCGACGCCACCAACCTGCCGTTCGCGGACAACAGCTTCGACGCCAGCACCATTTCGTTCGGGCTGCGCAATGTCAACGAGCCCAAGAAGGCGCTGGCCGAGATGCTCCGCGTCACCAAGCCGGGCGGCAAGCTGGTCATCGCCGAGTTCTCCCAGCCCGTGGTTCCGCTGTGGCGCACCATGTATACGGAATACCTCATGCGCGCCCTGCCGGCCATCGCCGTGAAGGTGGCCTCCAACCCGGACGCCTACGTGTACCTCGCCGAGTCCATCCGCGCCTGGCCGGACCAGGACCACCTGGCCGCCTGGCTGCAGGAATCCGGGTGGGAAAAGGTCACGTACCGCAACCTGACCGGCGGGATCGTGGCCGTGCACCGTGCCACCAAGCCGCTGGAATCCACGCCGGAGGGCGCAGCGGAGGCCATCGCCGCACACAAGGGCCCCGTGGCCAAGCTTCGCCGCAACATCCAGCGCTGA